Within Salvia splendens isolate huo1 chromosome 21, SspV2, whole genome shotgun sequence, the genomic segment accctTAAATCACGGGATTGGTTTTGCTGAAAATCGATCGCTCGTCAATTATTTGTCATGGTTGAGAACAAGCCACCTGTGCTACTTAGTTATTTAGCACTATTGTTAATATAGATAATGCATAGTTATTTGTAAAATGGTTGGGGATTCCATGGGTCCCCCATGACCATCTTTAGGCCGCCACTGTTCACACGGTAGTCTAATCGTATTTTTTTTAGGCCATCCAAAGATAGTCTAATAGTTTCTTTTCAAggtaaaaactttattctcttatctcttactctttctttctctctcttacttcattttctttccatttaacTTCTAAAAAGTCATTCTTAATCTTCATGctaaaaaaatacctcaactaAAATGAGACgtattgaatatttaatttcaaattcaaaactcATTATATACTCACATATCCTGCACCAAACTCATCCATTTTTTGGTTTCTCATTCTATTCTAAAAGGAAAGCATTGTTGTTCGAAACCATCATCAGAAACAATCAAAAAGTTCAGGATGTTTTAGAACCAGGTTTCCAAGAAGTACAACACGAGCAGCCTGAGATGAGCACTTTTATGTGATTATGACTATTATGGAAGTACTGGTCCTTGGTGTAGAATGACATGATGCACTTCACTAAAGTCGTGGGAACAACCAGAAATATGCTCTAGCTACCATAGTTTTATCGACATTGTCCATAAATCAAAGAATCTCTTCTTTGAGGAAGAGAAAAGGATTTTTCAAGTTCGAGGACATTCGACCACTTTTTCATAGGAGCCCCAAATTCAGTGGTGGAATTTGAGGCTGGATGTGACACACCGAAGAAGATCAAAGTCTCAGCCAATTGCGACTACTTGACAAGTGAGGGAGGTGAGTTTATCGACCTGAACACGACTGTGGAGGAACCCGCCAACTATGCCAACTACGTTTCATCTCTCAACATTCAGAGCCATCCTATGGGGACTAAAGCGACGAAGAAGGATCTTACATCTTTGAGCACTAAACCGACCCCAACCGCACCCGCCTCTCGACTCTTAGATAAGGTTGCTTTTGCAATGAACAAATTTAACAAAACTCTCAAATTCCGGCAATTGGAGAGTTTGATGGAGGAACATAACTCAACGATGTCTGAATTGGTTCTAGAAGTGCATAACAATATGATTGCTCAACTCCGCACCAACTTAAAGTCGAGGAAACCCGACGAAgtgttgtttttaatttttacaatgaaaatatttaagtttttaatttggatggaaataaaaatagaatatacTAATAAGAACAATTCGGtcccctccctccctccctccctctctgCTGCTGCTCTCTCTCTCGTCAGATTCAATCAATGAAAACCGCCCTCTCGTTTGTTTCACCAGCGTCATTGCAATCCAACCTCACTCTACGTGCTAGTACATAAGAGAGAGCAAAATTGACCTCAACCTCTTCTCCATAAATACAAAGTAGCTACTGTATGCTTACTACAGATTGATACAGGAGATAAATCATAAATATACAGCCATAGATTCCGTATAGAGGTCTAGTCTTGGCTGAGAGCGGATTTCGATGGCGGCGTCATCGGCGATGTGCTCTTGGCTAATGGCCGCATGCATGTGCGACAGAGAATCCGGCGTTTCTGCTCTATCGACGACGTCGTCTAACTCACGCCGCCGCCCAATGAAATGCGCCGCCCACCGGCGCAGCATGATTCTCGCCAAATGCGCGCCGCGCATTGGGAATCTCGTGAATTCCTCTCTCGCCTTAGAGCCCCGCCACCACTTGGATAAATCTCACGAATGTTTCTTCGGCTTCGAATCGAGGAATGTTTTAATGCAGCGCGCCCGCCGGAAATTACTCCGTTCCTCCGCCCATTCTGGTGCAGTGTTTTTGctcattattattttgttttcgcGTCTGTATTGTGtgttttgttttctgattttgtCAAGTGTTTGCTCATGTTTGGATTATtattctgatttatttgtgGTTCTCCATGggttttattaaattttgagcTGATATACCTATTTTCCCCCAATTTATTTTCAATGGCCTAATCATCATCCTGTGGGGGGATTCATTTCAATCACTTCTTAGTTTTGGACTTTAGCTTTGGACGGATAAACTGGAAGTTTGTATTATGTTTTTTCTCTATTATTCATTGCATACATCTGATATCAACTTCATTGCAGCTGGTGGCTCTCATTGTGGTGTAGTTGTTGCTCTAACCTCACTAATACGAGTGAAGCTAACCTACTTTCTGTGTCTGAAGtgtaaattattttgttttggtgGTGGTTGGTTGGTGCGGTTGGGTTCAATTATGCTTGCCAATTTGCATGTTGTCGCCTTCTCGTTCTCATCCCTGCAATTCCAGCTTCGCTGAGAAATTGACAGCTATGGGTCAATGTGCAGTTCATCTTATTGcggacatttaattttattcattttagtGTATGCTAAACACTTTCAGTAGTTATGCTCTTTTATACTCTGTAGTACTATCAGTagatatatacatacatatacgaatattgtattaatttttgttatttgcATGTGAAATACAGGAGAAACAAAGGCAGTAGCTGTAAGTCCGGCCATTGAAGTTTCACTCAGTAAAAAGCCTCCAATCAAGCAACGGCGAGTGGTCGTGACAGGTATGGGTGTGGAGACACCGCTTGGTAGTGATCCAGATATCTTCTATAATAATCTTCTTGATGGAGTCAGTGGAATTAGTGAGATAGAGGCTTTTGATTGCTCGAAGTTTCCAACCGTATGTCTTGAGCTATATCTCATTTTCATCGCTTCAGGACAGTTAGATTTTGTTATTAAGGGTTTCAATTGCAGAGAATTGCTGGAGAAATCAAGTCATTCTCAACAGATGGCTGGGTTATACCTAAACTTTCAAAGAGAATGGACAAGTTCATGCTTTACATGCTGACAGCAGGCAAAAAGGCATTGGCTGATGGAGGAATTACAGAGGATCTCATGGATGAACTGAATAAAACAAAATGTGGTGTTCTAATTGGCTCTGCTATGGGTGGAATGCAAGTATGTTTATTTTTCCATTTGCTTAATATTGAATAAAGAAAGTGGCTGGGCATTAACTTTTGCTGGGCGCCAAGCTAGAAATATTACTAGAATTACTTTGCTTGCTTCTCATATTGGCTTTCTGGCTTTTCAGTTAAAATCCAATTTTCCGGTATCTGGTTCGCATGCCATTTCTTCTTGAGATAACAGATTGGAATCTTTTgtaaactttatttttcatcaaatgaaattataaaaattagaaTGTCATATTTGGTCTGGTGGGGTATTTTTCTTGAGTTCTGCACCTTCAATAGCTCCTTACAGTTTCACCATAATGATCTACATGCTTAAGACTTGGAAGATAGATATTCTGTCCTATAGTTTTGGTCATGATATTTACAGTTTGCCTCCTCTCTCAATAGGTTTGGTATTTGTACAGGTTTTTTATGATGCAATTGAAGCATTGAGGATCTCATATAGGAAGATGAATCCATTTTGCGTTCCTTTTGCAACTACCAACATGGGTTCTGCTATGCTTGCCATGGATCTGGTTAAATAAATGCCTTCTTTTTTTTAACAGTGGTGGTTTGGAATTTGGATAATGCATAACTCATGACATCATCTAGCACTTAATTAATACAGGGATGGATGGGTCCAAACTACTCAATATCTACTGCTTGTGCAACAAGTAATTTCTGCATACTAAATGCTGCTAACCACATCATCAGAGGTGAAGCTGTAAGTCAATTGGTTCCTCTTTCAAGATCCAGGCTAGTGGTTTCTGTTTGTATGCACCAATTCTTCGGTGAACGGATGGGAATATTTCCAAAGATAGTGAATTCTATCTTTCTCCTTGCCTGATTCTGATAATTGTTTGATATTTTTCAGGACATGATGCTTTGTGGTGGCTCAGATGCAGCAATTATACCAATAGGTGACTATCCTTTCTCTTGttcacaaatttcaaatttgactTTTTAATGTCTCAACCATAAACTCTGGTTTAGGCTTGGGAGGCTTTGTTGCATGCAGAGCATTATCACAACGAAATGGTGATCCAACTAGAGCCTCGCGCCCCTGGGATAGTGTAATGTTCTGTTCATTTTATCCGTATCATATGTGCATAAGTTTGATAGTAAACATCACCTAAAAATCAGGATCTTATGTTTCATTTTAATGTTTAAAAATTTCAAGTCTCCCCATGCTCATGTTGCTACATTTGCTGTACTTTTGATTACTCTATCTTCATTTCTTTGTAAGATAAATTTTTACTGCCTTGATAGTTGATGCCACTGTAGCTTTTTTGTAACAACTTATGTGTACTGGCATGGTCTTGTGGTAGTTGTATAATTATTACTTTGAGAGAACTTTGGTTTGaccaaatttaatatttcaatatttattatctCAGTTCAACCAAGCGTTTAACTTACAATCCTGCAGTATGCTGGTAGCAGAATAAGAGCTATTCAGTATTTAATTTATGTGTTATCTTTGACAGAGTCGTGATGGATTTGTTATGGGAGAAGGTGCCGGAGTACTGCTCTTGGAAGAACTTGAACATGCCAAGGTTTTTTAAAACTGTTACTCTTACAATATATGCCGGAAATTTTTGTGTTGGGTTGGTAATAATATTCAGACAATTACATGTCAAACCATTAATGGATGAGTAGAGTAGAGGTGCAACTATCTATGCTGAGTTTCTCGGAGGAAGCTTCACTTCTGATGCTTATCACATGACAGAGCCTCACCCACAAGGTACCCCTTGATTTACTTTAAGTTGTCCAAATTATTTTGTGAGAAGAGAAGTAAATTCAATGAGTAAGACTGTCATAGAAAGGAGGTGAACTGTGAACTCTCTTGGTAATTAGCTGCAATCTGTTGAAACGATTGACTGAATCCCTGAACAAAGTGCGCATAATAGCAACCATAAAgtcaatattttttgttttaacttTTCGTGCAAGATTTTCCTCATTTTCAACTACTTCCAGCATAAGTGAAGTAACCTTTTAAAACTAGGAGCTAATTTAGTACTCCATAACAAATTGTAAGAATTTCTTAATTTAATTCCTTTATAATGACATAATGGATTTTCCTGGAAAGTTCAATTCTGAGGTATTAAATATTGCAAATAATCATAACTTGCAGTAGTAATAATATAGACATTGCATATAAATTTGTTCTTGGAAGAGTTACTTGTATGTTTGTTGTAGGAGCTAAGGCGTTATGATTTTGATTGAAGTTTTTAAAGaataaacaaacacaaaaatataaaaagactTATAACCGAAGCATTTTGAATTGTTTGGTTGCTTCTTAAGTTCCTATCATACCCATAGCGAAACTCTGGTTCTCTTTCTGGCCAATGTGTACCCAAATGATATTTATTTGTTCTTACAGTCTAGAGAAACAAGCTATACCGTCCCTTCAATGCTCCCTTAAGATTGCCAAAATGTACTACAAAAAACTTAAAAGAAGATGTTTGGATATGTGATCTTTGGTTAACTGCATTGCCACTTTGCTAGTTCTACGATTTGAGCAATTTCTATAGAGAGATCAAGTGACCAACACATTTTCGTTCACCAAATAACTAAGAACTTACTGCAGTTCTAGTTATGGTTGATTGTCACCATG encodes:
- the LOC121783620 gene encoding 3-oxoacyl-[acyl-carrier-protein] synthase II, chloroplastic isoform X1; its protein translation is MAASSAMCSWLMAACMCDRESGVSALSTTSSNSRRRPMKCAAHRRSMILAKCAPRIGNLVNSSLALEPRHHLDKSHECFFGFESRNVLMQRARRKLLRSSAHSGETKAVAVSPAIEVSLSKKPPIKQRRVVVTGMGVETPLGSDPDIFYNNLLDGVSGISEIEAFDCSKFPTRIAGEIKSFSTDGWVIPKLSKRMDKFMLYMLTAGKKALADGGITEDLMDELNKTKCGVLIGSAMGGMQVFYDAIEALRISYRKMNPFCVPFATTNMGSAMLAMDLGWMGPNYSISTACATSNFCILNAANHIIRGEADMMLCGGSDAAIIPIGLGGFVACRALSQRNGDPTRASRPWDSSRDGFVMGEGAGVLLLEELEHAKSRGATIYAEFLGGSFTSDAYHMTEPHPQGTGVILCLEKALAQSGVSKEDVNYINAHATSTPAGDLKEYQALFHCFGQNPELKVNSTKSMIGHLLGAAGAVEAVATVQAIRTGWVHPNINLENPDDGVDANVLVGPTKERLDIKVALSNSFGFGGHNSSILFAPY
- the LOC121783620 gene encoding 3-oxoacyl-[acyl-carrier-protein] synthase II, chloroplastic isoform X2; the encoded protein is MGVETPLGSDPDIFYNNLLDGVSGISEIEAFDCSKFPTRIAGEIKSFSTDGWVIPKLSKRMDKFMLYMLTAGKKALADGGITEDLMDELNKTKCGVLIGSAMGGMQVFYDAIEALRISYRKMNPFCVPFATTNMGSAMLAMDLGWMGPNYSISTACATSNFCILNAANHIIRGEADMMLCGGSDAAIIPIGLGGFVACRALSQRNGDPTRASRPWDSSRDGFVMGEGAGVLLLEELEHAKSRGATIYAEFLGGSFTSDAYHMTEPHPQGTGVILCLEKALAQSGVSKEDVNYINAHATSTPAGDLKEYQALFHCFGQNPELKVNSTKSMIGHLLGAAGAVEAVATVQAIRTGWVHPNINLENPDDGVDANVLVGPTKERLDIKVALSNSFGFGGHNSSILFAPY